Proteins from a single region of Dama dama isolate Ldn47 chromosome 14, ASM3311817v1, whole genome shotgun sequence:
- the LOC133068901 gene encoding alpha-1,3-mannosyl-glycoprotein 4-beta-N-acetylglucosaminyltransferase-like protein MGAT4E, whose translation MNFAANLSEYFLMLDDRVRCMPKFISSIYRTLSAWKELPWVTLEFSSLSFAGKVFRSSDLPRLASFLLVFPKDTPTHLLLSEFPLLLAQNTPIRFGSSVFYHVGNHSGPESACFPADKEKVFGEPDNPTASVRTDMVVLSTNTPQYAYTLNRESFATLSPVRGNHLTVILEEPQKVVRIEVLTGSDKESKYQLQQGHVELGYGPLEDLGGCARYTLLGPVVEGRLDQMVSYEEDSLEALGCIRLLVLEAQESWLLIRQIRVWTTEYEEEEEG comes from the coding sequence ATGAACTTCGCTGCCAACCTCTCTGAATACTTCCTGATGCTGGACGACCGGGTGCGCTGCATGCCCAAGTTCATTTCCAGCATCTACCGGACGCTGTCTGCTTGGAAGGAGCTGCCTTGGGTGACCCTGGAGTTCTCCAGCCTGAGCTTCGCGGGGAAGGTGTTCCGCTCCAGCGACCTCCCCCGCCTGGCCTCCTTCCTCCTCGTGTTCCCCAAGGACACCCCCACGCACTTGCTTCTCTCTGAGTTCCCTCTTCTCCTGGCCCAGAACACACCGATCCGCTTCGGCTCCTCAGTCTTCTACCACGTGGGCAACCATTCCGGGCCGGAGAGCGCCTGCTTCCCTGCAGACAAGGAGAAGGTCTTTGGCGAGCCCGACAACCCCACGGCCAGCGTGCGCACGGACATGGTGGTGCTGTCCACCAACACCCCGCAGTACGCCTACACCCTGAACCGGGAGAGCTTCGCCACCCTCAGCCCCGTCCGAGGCAACCACCTGACGGTGATCCTGGAGGAGCCCCAGAAGGTCGTCCGGATCGAGGTGCTGACGGGCTCTGACAAGGAAAGCAAGTACCAGCTGCAGCAAGGGCATGTGGAGCTGGGCTACGGGCCCCTGGAGGACCTCGGGGGCTGTGCTCGCTACACCCTGCTTGGCCCAGTGGTGGAAGGACGTCTGGACCAGATGGTGTCTTATgaagaagactccctggaggcgCTGGGCTGCATCCGGCTGCTGGTACTAGAGGCCCAGGAGTCCTGGCTTCTTATCAGGCAGATTAGAGTCTGGACCACGGAgtatgaggaggaagaggaagggtaG